TATCTTCTGGTGTTGAACCAATTATTACCCAGTCTCTTTCTTTTATAGGAATTTTTAATAAAAGGTTACGTACAGCACCACCTACCAAATATTTTTTCATTTTTAATATAGTTGTATTTATAATTGGTTATTTCTTGCAAGTGTTGATTTGTATAATATTTGTTCTACATAGATTCTATATACTAGGATATTATAGTCAAATGTTTAAGCATTTTTTTAATTGTTATATATATGCATTTTACTAAATGCATACTATAACCTATATTATGAATTAGTTAAGTAAACATAATTCGTCTATTAAATTCTTACGATAGATACAATTTATTTTTTTGTGATGTCTATTATTCGGTTATTGTAGTTTATTATTGTAATAATAGAGGTTAATGTTGATTATATCATAGATTATGATGATTATAGTTGATCTGTAGTATATATAATGTTTTGTTTTTTTTTTACTATCTTATCAGGTAGATATTGAGCCAGGTATTAAATGTTTATTTTATTAGGATGTGTGGATTGTTAATTTTGGTATTCGGTGATACCATTTAACATGGTTTAATCAATGTTGATATTTTGAATATTTTTGTTTGATTTGTATAAAATCAGGAAAATTGTTGAGAATATTAGGTATGTGATATGTTATATATGTGCTACTTATTTTTTGTTCCAGTTAGATGACATATAATTAAGGAAATTTTTAGTTATTTATGAACATGCTATTTTTAAATAAAAATATATTTTTTGTATTTTGTATATAGAATAATTTTTTTGTTTTGGAGCATGATTTTATATGTTTTTATGTGTTTAATTATTTTATGTACTGATTCATTGTTTTGATTGATATAGTAAACTATTTATATAGTTTTTTTTTGGTTTTATTTAATATTGTATTATTTGTTATGTTATCGTGAAAATAATGTTATGTTTTATGGTTTATAAATTGTTTGACGTGATGATTATCATGTAGTAATTATTACTAATATATTTTGTTTGTAATTTTATTTAGTCAAATAATGATATTTTGTTACTATTCTATATCAGGGTTAAGTTATATTTCTATTATTATTTTTTAAGTTAATTGTTTTTTAAGGGGTGTAATGGTAAGTGGTTTTTATTGATCCTAACTTTCGTCAAGTTAAAATCTTGGTTGTAGGTGATGTTATGTTGGATAGATATTGGCGTGGAGATATAAAAAATATCTCATCAGAAATGTCTGTTCCGGTTATGCAAGTGAATGCTATTGAAGAGTATCCTGGAGGCGCTGCTAATGTAGCAATGAATATTGCTACATTAGGTAGTAGATCAAAATTAATTGGTTTAATTGGTGTTGATGAATTTGCTAAGGAATTAAAAAGAAAAATTGTTGAAGCACATGTTGAACATGATTTAATTCCTGTTATAAATTGTCCTACAATAAATAAGTTACGAATTATTTCCCATAATCAACAAATTTTACGATTGGATTTTGAGCATTATTTTAGTAAAAATGATGCTTTGTCCATTTTTTATCGTGTTCAGTGTATATTATCGGATTTTGATATATTAGTATTATCTGATTATGCCAAAGGTTCTTTAGGTTATATAGACGATATTATTTCTTTTGCGCGCAGGATTGGTATACCTATTTTAGTAGATCCCAAAGGTTCTGATTATTCTCGTTATCGTGGTACTACTGTATTAACTCCTAATTTATTAGAATTTGAATCAGTGGTAGGTCAGTGTACAAATGAATGTATGTTAATACAAAAAGGTATGGAAATTTTAGTTGATTATGAAATATCAGCGTTATTAATTACTCGTTCTGAACAGGGCATGATTCTTTTACGATTGGGTGCGAAACCTGTATATTTTCCTAGTCAAGCAAAGGTAGTATGTGATGTGATTGGCGCTGGAGATACAGTAATTGCTGTATTAGCAGTTTCTTTATCTTCTGGAAATACAATAGAAGAATCTTGTTTATTGGCTAGTTTTGCAGCTAGTGTAGTGATTGGAAAATTTGGGACTTCTACTGTAAGTTCTACTGAGCTATGTAAAGTAATGCGTGCTACGAGATGAATTGTATATTTGGTATAGTAGATCAAAAGATATTAAAAACAATGGTTTTAATTGCCAGAAAGCATTATGGTGAAAAGATAGTGATGACTAATGGTATATTTGATTTACTTCATGTTGGACATGTTTATTTTTTAGCTAATGCAAAAAAATTAGGTGATAGATTGATTGTAGCAGTAAATTGTGATTTTTCTACTAAAAAATTAAAAGGTAATTTACGACCTATAAATGGATTATCGCAGCGTATGACACTTTTAGCGGCATTAAGAGTGGTAGATTGGGTTGTGCCTTTTTATGAGGATAATCCTTGTAAATTAATAGCAGATTTATTACCTGATGTGTTAGTCAAAGGTGGTGATTATCAATCATATGATATAGCTGGTAGTAAAGAAGTATTGGCTAATGGTGGTGAAGTACGTATTTTGAAATTTAGACATGGTTATTCTACGAGTAATATTATTAATATTATACAAAGCGTTAAATAACATTCGATACTAAAATAATATGAGTAGTAAATTAAAAAAAAGTAAAGGGTTTGATTATTTGTTATATACAAATTTTTTCGAAACATTATCATAATATTTATAATGTTGTTAGTTTATTATAAAAAATTTTTTAAGGAAGATAATTTTTAGTGTTTTTTAAAATTTGTTTTTGTCGAGAATAGTTTATTATTGTGCATGTTTAAATTTAGATCATTGTGTTGTTTTGTTGTATTGCATTGTTTTTATGAGTTTTATTGTGTTATTTATTAAGTTATTTGTTAAGTTCGTTGTTTTATTAACATTCAGATTGGATTGTGTTGTTGTTATATATATCTACTGATATACAATGTTTTTTATTTTTTTATTTGGAGCGTTTTGGTATTATGTTAGTGATTGTATGTAAGTAAATTATATTCTGGAAATGTTTTGCTATTATGGGTTGTTTTTTTGTTTAGTAGTATGGTATGCCTATAGAATGAGTGAATACTACATTTAGTGTTTTCGTGTAATAGTGACGGTGTTGTAGTGTGGATAATGATTGTGACAGTGAAGGTGATATGATTTTTTTGCTGCAGAGAATATGATTATTAAATAAAAAAATGGGCACTGGCAATTCGTTATGTAAGTGGTATAGTTTGTCTTTGTTGCATAGAAGATTGTTGTTAAAAATTGAAATTATCAATGATGGTAAAATGTAAAATTAAAATAATCGCTATTGTATAAGTTCGTTAGTACGACAATTATTGCAGCGACATCAGGTATTACGATGAGAGTATTTGTAACAACAAGATAGATTAATTGTTATGTGTTCTTTTATCAAAGATAATGCTAAACCAATTTTTTTTATTGACTAGAGTATGCTTTGTCTTGATATGTTACTGATTATTATAGGAGGTATTTGGGTATTCGTCAAGGTTACCGTATGTTATGGGTTATGGTAAAGGTTATGTTGAATCAGTGGTGGATTTAACGTATTTGGTTGATTAAAGTCTATCGGATTACTATGTTATTTTATCAAGAAAAATGATAGTATTTTCCTGTATTTTATAAATAATAAAATTTCGAAATCAATGTTATATGCTGTTATTAATTGTTAGCAATTTAACAGTTTACCGTTTATTTATGAGATTAATGTAATATTTTGTGGTTAGTTGTGCTTTCAGGTAATTAACTGTTGTATGTTTAGATGTTTTGGTGTTTTGTTTTTAAGTATAAAGATAATTATTTTATATTTTCTGTTTTTTATTTTTTTGTTTTTGTTTTTTAAATTTATTTGTGAAATATATTTTAGTTTGTATTTTGTTTGTTATGTTTTTTAATAGAGTAAGCTTGCTTTATTGTTCTATAAGTAATTATGCGAATAGAAATGTTGCGTGATTTTGTGTGTAAAATATTTTATTTATATTGAAAACAGAATTATGGGGTAAAATATGTTGTTGGTTATTCGTATTTTGTTAATTATTTTTATTTTTATTTGTATTTGTATTTTTGGTTCGATATATTGTTTATTTAGTCCAAGAAATCCTTCTCATGCAGCTATTTTGAGTCGTTTTTTTTGTCGTATGACTCCCATTTTTGGGATTAAAGTTGAGGTGCGTCAGTCATTAAAAAATAAATTACCTGCAAATTGTATTTATATTGCTAATCATCAAAATAACTATGATTTATTTACATGTACATATGCTGTACAACCGCGTACTATTACGGTAGGTAAAAGAAGTTTATTATGGATACCGTTATTTGGATTATTATATTGGTTAACTGGTAATTTTTTTATAGATCGTCGTAATATGACACGGTCTTATAATGATATTGTGCAGATAGCTTGTGGTATAAAAAAAAACAATATTTCTTTGTGGATATTTCCAGAAGGTACACGTAGCCGTGGTAGGGGTTTATTACCTTTTAAAACGAGTGCGTTTTATGCTGCAATTATTGCAGGGTTGCCTATCGTCCCGGTTTGTGTATCTAATCTTGTTAATAAGATTAAACTTAATCGTTGGCACAATGGTTTAATTATTATTGAAATTTTAACTCCAGTAGAAATGAATATATATAGTATTAGTCAAGTTAGAATGGTGACTAAGTATTTTTACAATTTGATGAAGATAAAAATTGATGAATTGAATGCAGAGGTTATGGTACGCAAATCTTGAGTAGTTAGTTATATTTTTTGTTAACGATTATAATAATTAAGTTTATTAATTTGTATTGTGTGTCATGATTGTATGATATGTGGGTATATTTTTGTATTTAACATTTGTGTCATATATTTATATAAAATTAATATCAATTAAAGTTATGATGTAAAATTTGATTAAATTTAGTGTATAGTTGATAAATTCTTAAAGTTAATAATAGTTTATAGTTTATTACATCGAGTTAATAACTTAGTTGGATTATGTAGTCAAGAATATGTGTATTAAATATATTTGAATGTAATTTTTGTTTTATTAAATATGTCATTTATAACGGTTTTTTAAGCAGTGAATATAGCACGATATCATTGATTAACATACGATACACGCAGTATTAAGTTTTACATTATTATAGTAAGTCAATGTTTAAACTTAAAATTTAACGAGTATTATTTTTAATGTTTTATCATATTCTGATGTCTTTGTTGTGTTGTGTATCTAAATTTTGTTACATGTCAGTCTACATTATTTTCATTGATGTTGATTACAAAGATAAATTATGGATTCTTATATAGCAATATTGCTTATTCTTTTATTCGGTTAAATCCATCAGACAGGTCGCGGATTAAATCATCAGTATTCTCCAGTCCAATATGAAGTCGTACTAATGTTCCTGTAAAGTCTAATTTTTTAGTTTTTCTAATGTTTTTTAATTCTTCAGGTTGACTTGTTAAAATTAGTGATTCGAATCCTCCCCATGAATAAGCTATATGAAAGTATTTAAAATTATCAAGATATTTTGTTAATTGTTGAAAATTTAGTCGTTTTTTTAGTATAAATGAAAACAATCCGCTAGAGCCACTAAAATCTCTTACAAAGTATTTATGGCCTTTACATTCGGGTAAGGCTGGATGATTGACTCTGTATACGAATGGATTATTACTTAACCAATGAGCGATATGTAATGCGTTTTTTTCATGTTGTTTTAATCTTACATACAAAGTTCGTAGTCCTCTTAAAGTCATATAAGCGGTATCTGGATCAACAGTCTGTCCCATTAAGTAAGATTGTTCACTTAATTGCTTCCAACATTTAGCATTGGCTACTGCAGTCCCAATCATTGCATCTGAATGACCTACAAGATATTTTGTACCAGATTGTATAGAAATATCGACTCCTACATTTAATGCTTGTAAGAAAATACCCGCTGACCAGGTATTATCAAGTATAATAGTTATATTTGGTGATTTTTTACGTACTGCTTCGATGATTCCAGGTATATCTTGTACTTCCATGGTAAGTGATCCAGGAGATTCTAGAAAGATTAATCGAGTATTTTGTTTAATTAGACTGCTGATATTATTTCCTATTAATGGATCAAACCATGTTACAGATATTTGCATTTTTCTAAGCACGTTTTGACAGAAAATTTTAGTTGGTTCATAAACGGCATCTGTCACTAATATATTGTCTCCTGCAGACACAAATGCAAGAATAGAGCTTGCAATTGCTGCTGTACCACACGGATATAACGAACATCCCGCTCCATGTTCCAGTTGCATCATTGCTTCTTTTAACGCAAAATGTGTTAATGTTCCTCTCCTTCCATAACATAGTTTATTCTGAGTGCAATTATTCGTAGCTTGTTTTTTTTTATAGTAAGAATCGAATATTATCGATGAGGCTCTTTGAATTACAGGATTAATCGATCCTTGAGTGTATTTTTTGTTTCTGCCAGCGATGATTAGAGATGTTTCAATGTTTTTTTTAGTCATTGTGATTTGTTTGTTATATTTTATTATATTAGATTAAGATCTTTTAAAAATTTAAGTCCGATACGGTGTCTTGATTATAGTGGTGTCGATAGCGGCGATAATATTATTGCGTATGTATATATACATACATGGTTGTGTTCTGTTGCATTTTTAAATATCTAGCTTATGGTCATAGGTTTTTGCGTAGTCTTGCAATCAAATTTTATGTTTATCCTGTTTTTTTATCATTTGTTCCATGACGTATTGTTTCTTGAGGTTTATTGCGTTGTTTGAAATATTTTATAATTAGCTATCTGTTAGGTATTGATTGTTGTGTAGGAGTTTAATTTTTAAATTCTTAAGTTTTTAAATTTCTGAATCGTTATAAGATTGCCCGGACTTGGAATTGAACCAAGGACACGGGGATCTTCAGTCCACTGCTCTACCGACTGAGCTATCCGGGCTTGTTCTGTTTCTGTTAATTTGTGTAGTTACATTTGTTACATCGAACTTCCATATGTAGTTGCGGATATAATTTAGTTTGTTTTTGTTCTGTAGATGTATTTTCGTTCCGTTCATCTGTTAATGTATTTCTTATTCTGTAAGAGATCAAGAGTATGTCAATCGTATGTTACACATAATATCTGACAGAATCGTATTACTTTGTGCTGCTTTAGTCAATGTTAATCTCAAGTTAATTTTAATTTGGTTTACGCGTTACTTTGTTATTTTTACTTTGATGAAAATAATTATGTTAATTTTACCAGCGAGGATAATATCCATAACAGATATTCGTGCTCGATATCGGTCACAGCAATTGATAGCAATTCTGGTATGTGATAAGAATGATAGGTCTTGATTTGTTCAAAAATGGTTTGTTGTAATGACACATGCGTTTTAATTAGTAACTGGATTTCATTTGTCTGTTGGAGTTTATCCTGCCAGTTGTACAGAGAAATAGCATTAGGCAAGATAGTGACACATGCAGCAAATTTATTATTTAGCAAGTGTTTAGCTATTTTGATTCCGGTATGTCGTTCGTCATCAGGGACACTGCAAATAATAATTACTATTCCTTGTTTTGTTGTTATTTGATTTTTTCTTATCATCAAAATGTGTCGCGGTTAGTGAAGGGGTTGGTGACAAACATTATCAAAGCTTTACTGATGTTAAGAATATATATTTACGGATTGGACGAGATACATTATAGCCCACAGTCTTGGGTACAGTCTAGACGTTTTAACTAAAATATGCAAGATTATTTTTTTGTTGGATTTTGTAGGGTTTAATGGTAAAAATTTCGATATGGATTTGTTTAAGCAAATTATTTAGAGTAGTGGTTTGCTGTGAGAGTGATGGGAGCGAGCTAGTGTGATTTAGTTACGTAAATCAGCAGCGTATTTTTCTGTTGTTCTTAACAATTTGTATTGAAATTGTTTTTGTAATCATAGTGTTAAAAATTTTTTTTATATCCCCTTGAAGCAATTTTTAATGCCCCCATCTTAATAGGTAATTCGAGGTGTAGTTTAGGCTGTTTTTTACGGGTTTGTTTTAGTTTTTACTTTAGAAAATTGATATGGGA
The DNA window shown above is from Blochmannia endosymbiont of Camponotus (Colobopsis) obliquus and carries:
- a CDS encoding 1-acylglycerol-3-phosphate O-acyltransferase — its product is MLLVIRILLIIFIFICICIFGSIYCLFSPRNPSHAAILSRFFCRMTPIFGIKVEVRQSLKNKLPANCIYIANHQNNYDLFTCTYAVQPRTITVGKRSLLWIPLFGLLYWLTGNFFIDRRNMTRSYNDIVQIACGIKKNNISLWIFPEGTRSRGRGLLPFKTSAFYAAIIAGLPIVPVCVSNLVNKIKLNRWHNGLIIIEILTPVEMNIYSISQVRMVTKYFYNLMKIKIDELNAEVMVRKS
- the metC gene encoding cystathionine beta-lyase, translated to MTKKNIETSLIIAGRNKKYTQGSINPVIQRASSIIFDSYYKKKQATNNCTQNKLCYGRRGTLTHFALKEAMMQLEHGAGCSLYPCGTAAIASSILAFVSAGDNILVTDAVYEPTKIFCQNVLRKMQISVTWFDPLIGNNISSLIKQNTRLIFLESPGSLTMEVQDIPGIIEAVRKKSPNITIILDNTWSAGIFLQALNVGVDISIQSGTKYLVGHSDAMIGTAVANAKCWKQLSEQSYLMGQTVDPDTAYMTLRGLRTLYVRLKQHEKNALHIAHWLSNNPFVYRVNHPALPECKGHKYFVRDFSGSSGLFSFILKKRLNFQQLTKYLDNFKYFHIAYSWGGFESLILTSQPEELKNIRKTKKLDFTGTLVRLHIGLENTDDLIRDLSDGFNRIKE
- the cutA gene encoding divalent-cation tolerance protein CutA; its protein translation is MIRKNQITTKQGIVIIICSVPDDERHTGIKIAKHLLNNKFAACVTILPNAISLYNWQDKLQQTNEIQLLIKTHVSLQQTIFEQIKTYHSYHIPELLSIAVTDIEHEYLLWILSSLVKLT